From the Ammoniphilus sp. CFH 90114 genome, the window AGTCCTTCTAATGAGCCGTCTCAGCAACAATTAAAGAACATTATTGATGAAGCTAGAGAGCATGAAATCAAAAATATTTTATTTGACTCTCTTGTATCAGGAAAAGTAGCTGAGGTTGTGAAACATGAGGTGGGCGCCGAAGCTCTAACCCTTAATACCCTTGAAAATCTAACACAAGAAGAATTATCCCAAGGAAAGAATTACTTCAGTGTCATGAAGGATAACATAGAAACCTTGAAGCAAGCTTTAGAGTATAAGAAATAATGCTAAAAACTAGTCTCGTTAGAGGCTAGTTTTTTTGTTTTGACTAGAGTGAAGTTGAACAGTATAATTAACAAATAGTAATAATTTCGTTTTAACTACATGAGTATCATGTAAGGAAAGCGAGGAGGGACTAGGGTGAGTAAGGCTCTTTTTTTGAGGGAAATGGGAAATCTGTATGAACAAGTGAAAGAAAAGGGGATTACAACAAGTCAACTTTTGCAACATATCCAAAATACGATCTCTCTTCCGAAAGAAGAGGGGTGGAAGGCCTTAGAGGAATTATTCATAGATTTACATCTGGTGAACGTAAAGAAGATCCCGCAGTGTTATGGATACGAAGTGACGGCCTCCCGAATAGATGGGGTTGAATTTCATATTTATTTTGAAGAAATAACGCCAAAATTAACGTTGATTATGTACAATAGCAATCGAGAACCATGGGGCTACGAGGAAAGGATCTTCAGGAATTCTCGGGAGTTAGGACCTTGGTTAAGGCGGACAATCAACCGTTTCTTAGAGTCATATGATGAAAAAGCTGTCTGACGAGGTCAGACAGCTTTTTTTATTTCTTAAGTTTATACCTTTCCATAAACTTGCTTACTCTTCCACCTGTGTCGATGGTCTTTTGCTTTCCGGTGTAGAAAGGATGAGAAGCAGAGCTAATCTCCACTTTAATGAGAGGGTAGGTATGGCCATCTTCCCATTGAATCGTTTCGTTGGAATGTTTGGTTGATGCACTTAGGAATTTGTAATCTGATGTAATGTCCCAGAATACAACGGGTTGAAATTTCGGATGGATTCCTTTTTTCATGTAGTAACATCTCCTTTAGAATGATTTCTAATTTAAATTATATCATAATTATTCCGATTTAACAAAAGAATAAATTGTTATGTAGCTTGTAAAATACGTTCGGCTGCTCGTCTTGCTCCAGCGATATTCCGTGAAACCGGCCCTATTTCTAGTTCGGCTAGCGGCCCCATGACAAAAAGTCCATCTGTCCATTCTAGGTTTACGGATGAAACTATAGGATAGCCACAAACGCCGCAGCGCATATTTTGTTCACGCAGAGTAGGTTCTAGCCAATCCATCCCCGGCGGAGAAGTGTGAAAACCTGTAGCTAACATGACAGAACCAGCCAAGACTTCGGATTGGTCTGTAAATTGAAATAAAACCTGCCCTCCAAGGATTTGAGTGTTTTCTACTTGATTCGTTAAGATAGATAGATTCCCTAATTTTTGCTCCTTCATAAGAGCTAAGTAAAGCTCAGTAGGCATGGAGCCCCGATGTCGAGCAGACAGAATCATCTGTCTTCGTTTCTGAAAGTCCTTAATTGTGCGATAGGGATTCATATTCTTCGGACCTAGCCAGGCAGGATCAGAATCAAATTGGTGGATGCGGAGTTCATGTCTTGTTACTAGCGTTATTTGGCCCGGATACAGCTTGCATAATCGTATGGCGGTATGCGCAGCACTAATTCCACCCCCAACAAGGACGATGGGTGGTGTAAGGGATGTAAAGTCGGTAGGAGCCTTACTAAATATATGATACACCTGACCACCATCATCCTTCGCTTTAGTCGCCCATTCAGGCCAATGAGGATGCTCACTTAAACCCATGGCAAGGACAACATGCTTACTTTCGATTTCCTTTCCATTGTCTAATACTACACACCAGTAATCTTTCTTACGGATCATTCCAGCAGCTTTTCCCTTGATCCATGCAGATGGTATCTCTAATTCTCCAAGGACGTCTCTAGAGTGCTCATTGAAGAGTTCAAGCGAGGGTCGGTCATAGGGTAAGGTGAAGGCTGCAGCGAAACGACTTCTTTCCTTTTTGGCATATCTCTCAAGAGCAAAGGGCTCTACGTCAAGATGATGTATGGAAGGAGAACGAAGAAAAGGCATTTCCAAAATAGAAGTATTTTGGATCCACTTATGAAGTGGGTTTTGATGAGGATCGATAATTCCTAACTGCTGTATGCTCGTTTTCTTATGACGCAGGAGATAAGTAGCCAAAGTACATCCTTGTATTCCCCCACCGATGATTAACCAATCTAGCATTGTTTCAACTCCTTATGGTAATACGTAACAATTATTATTTTTAAAGATAAATATACTCAATTCACTTTCTTTTAATCAACTGTTATTTCTTCTACATTATTGGTTGACTTAGTCTTACGCTTATAGTACCATAAAAAAACATCAAATCGAAATCATTTTGATTTAAGTAAAATCAAGGAGGAAAAGAAGATGCGCGTAACGGTTACCCTAGCTTGTACAGAATGTGGAGATCGCAATTATACAACTACGAAGAATAAAAGAAAGCACCCTGATCGTATGGAGCTTCGCAAGTTTTGTCCAAGATTAAACAAGTATACGATTCATAAAGAAACTCGCTAATTAATGAAGAGACTCCGCGATCAGTAAAGCGGAGTTTTTGCATGTACAGAGTTCTTGCATTTCTCCCGTATTACCGATAGGATGGACAGAAAAAAGGATGAATCTTGCAATGAAATCAAAGGTGAACGTATATATACTAACTGGGTTCCTTGGGAGTGGAAAAAGTACACTCCTAGCAAGGCTTCTCGCCAATGAGAAAGCCCAGGGCAACAAAGTCGGAGTGATAATGAATGAATTGGGAGAGATTAGTATTGATTCTTCCATTGTTCCAGGTGACGCTCCTCTAAAGGAGTTACTGGGTGGTTGTATTTGCTGCAGTATTCAAGGTGAGTTGTCTTTACAGCTATCCCAGATGCTCGGAGAGTATGAACTGGATTCTATTTATATCGAAGCAACAGGGGCAGCTCATCCGATGGAGATTATCCATGCTTGTTCACATCCAACATTTTCCTATAAGGTCCATATACAAGCGGTTATTTCTATGGTTGATGCGAAGCAGTGGAGCGAACGGGCAACTCTTAAACCAAAGGTAACAAAGCTAATTGAAGACCAGGTGAAATATGCTGATGTGCTGATCATTAATAAAATAGATAAAGTAGACCCATCGGGGTGGCAGGGTATTGAAAAGGATGTGGC encodes:
- a CDS encoding type B 50S ribosomal protein L31, translated to MKKGIHPKFQPVVFWDITSDYKFLSASTKHSNETIQWEDGHTYPLIKVEISSASHPFYTGKQKTIDTGGRVSKFMERYKLKK
- a CDS encoding FAD/NAD(P)-binding protein produces the protein MLDWLIIGGGIQGCTLATYLLRHKKTSIQQLGIIDPHQNPLHKWIQNTSILEMPFLRSPSIHHLDVEPFALERYAKKERSRFAAAFTLPYDRPSLELFNEHSRDVLGELEIPSAWIKGKAAGMIRKKDYWCVVLDNGKEIESKHVVLAMGLSEHPHWPEWATKAKDDGGQVYHIFSKAPTDFTSLTPPIVLVGGGISAAHTAIRLCKLYPGQITLVTRHELRIHQFDSDPAWLGPKNMNPYRTIKDFQKRRQMILSARHRGSMPTELYLALMKEQKLGNLSILTNQVENTQILGGQVLFQFTDQSEVLAGSVMLATGFHTSPPGMDWLEPTLREQNMRCGVCGYPIVSSVNLEWTDGLFVMGPLAELEIGPVSRNIAGARRAAERILQAT
- the rpmG gene encoding 50S ribosomal protein L33; this encodes MRVTVTLACTECGDRNYTTTKNKRKHPDRMELRKFCPRLNKYTIHKETR
- a CDS encoding GTP-binding protein codes for the protein MKSKVNVYILTGFLGSGKSTLLARLLANEKAQGNKVGVIMNELGEISIDSSIVPGDAPLKELLGGCICCSIQGELSLQLSQMLGEYELDSIYIEATGAAHPMEIIHACSHPTFSYKVHIQAVISMVDAKQWSERATLKPKVTKLIEDQVKYADVLIINKIDKVDPSGWQGIEKDVATLNPKAYILPTQYASVDPNFLQGVSHKGKTVDGYTPAHVQHSLHLRTFSRELEGPVDRLRFESWMKNLPGTIYRGKGFLQLTESPGLFSYQFAYGESMFVPFQSERPIQPVIVIIGEDLEHERMEKELRELQQLRSVDQYRY